A region from the Clostridia bacterium genome encodes:
- the trmD gene encoding tRNA (guanosine(37)-N1)-methyltransferase TrmD, whose amino-acid sequence MEVDILTIFPGMFYGAMSESILGRAQERGILTIRIHDIRDFATSKHKVVDDYPFGGGPGMVMKPEPIAAAVEHALAARELLGGGESRVILTTPAGRRFTQDAAREYAACPHLVVICGHYEGIDERVAELATDEVSIGDYVLTGGELPAMVMVDAVARLLPGALGDSESAAEDSFWHSVLDYPHYTRPREWRGQGVPAVLLSGDHERIRVWRRTQALARTMARRPDVLAEANLSEEDIEIIEMLKKDSMLNE is encoded by the coding sequence ATGGAAGTGGATATCCTAACGATCTTCCCGGGAATGTTCTACGGGGCGATGTCAGAGAGCATTCTCGGGCGGGCTCAGGAACGCGGGATTCTCACCATCCGGATCCACGATATCCGCGATTTCGCCACGAGCAAGCACAAGGTGGTCGACGACTATCCGTTCGGCGGCGGTCCTGGCATGGTGATGAAACCGGAGCCTATAGCGGCGGCGGTGGAGCATGCTCTCGCAGCGAGGGAGCTTTTGGGCGGAGGGGAGTCCAGGGTTATCCTCACCACACCGGCGGGGCGGAGATTCACGCAGGACGCTGCGCGGGAGTATGCGGCCTGTCCGCATCTGGTGGTGATATGCGGTCACTACGAGGGCATCGACGAGCGCGTGGCGGAGCTGGCAACCGATGAGGTCTCGATTGGCGACTACGTACTCACTGGAGGGGAGCTTCCCGCGATGGTCATGGTGGACGCCGTGGCGCGCCTGCTCCCGGGCGCCCTTGGGGATTCGGAGAGCGCGGCGGAGGATTCCTTCTGGCACAGTGTTCTAGACTATCCACATTACACGCGCCCAAGGGAGTGGCGCGGGCAGGGAGTTCCTGCTGTGCTCCTCTCTGGGGATCACGAGCGGATCCGGGTCTGGAGGCGCACTCAGGCCCTTGCGCGGACCATGGCAAGGCGGCCGGACGTTCTTGCGGAGGCGAATCTCTCTGAAGAGGATATCGAGATCATCGAGATGCTCAAGAAGGACTCCATGCTCAACGAGTGA
- the rplS gene encoding 50S ribosomal protein L19 yields MNIIDTIEREQMKQNLPDFAPGDTVRVHVRVVEGARERIQVFEGTVIARSGGGACETFTVRKMSSGIGVERIFPVHSPKVDKIEVSRRGSVRRAKLYYLRNRVGKTARIKEQKRQQA; encoded by the coding sequence TTGAATATCATCGATACAATCGAGCGCGAGCAGATGAAGCAGAATCTGCCCGACTTTGCACCAGGAGATACGGTTCGCGTTCACGTTCGGGTGGTTGAAGGCGCCCGCGAAAGGATTCAGGTCTTTGAGGGCACCGTCATTGCAAGGAGCGGCGGTGGAGCCTGTGAGACATTCACCGTGCGGAAGATGTCATCAGGAATCGGTGTGGAGCGCATATTCCCTGTCCATTCTCCCAAGGTCGACAAGATCGAGGTATCCAGGCGCGGTTCTGTCCGCAGGGCGAAGCTGTACTACCTGAGGAACCGGGTTGGGAAGACTGCCAGGATCAAGGAGCAGAAGCGTCAGCAGGCGTAG
- the lepB gene encoding signal peptidase I: MHLLPEDGAQSTDERAPSENNGESPSGSSPNGREPRFVARRLAADVANYVNTFIVALVLAAFMTTFVARSFVVRGKSMEPTLHDGERLLVDELGYRSRAPARGQVIVFRYPANPQERYIKRVIGLPGERVAILSGLVFVDGEALDEHYTSEPAKSDYGPRRVPEGALFVLGDNRNASQDSRDESVGMVPVSSIEGRAFFVFWPPSRAREFRAPVYRRAPGSAYLPGRWAFVNGAESGLTPD, translated from the coding sequence ATGCATCTGCTGCCTGAAGATGGCGCGCAGTCTACCGACGAGCGTGCACCCAGCGAGAACAATGGGGAATCCCCGTCAGGCTCGTCGCCGAATGGGCGTGAGCCCAGGTTTGTGGCGAGAAGGCTCGCAGCAGATGTAGCCAACTACGTGAACACATTCATCGTTGCCCTGGTCCTGGCTGCGTTCATGACGACCTTCGTCGCCAGATCCTTCGTTGTACGGGGCAAGTCCATGGAGCCGACACTGCACGACGGAGAACGTCTGCTTGTGGATGAGCTGGGATACAGGTCTCGCGCGCCTGCCAGAGGCCAAGTCATCGTGTTCAGATACCCTGCGAATCCGCAGGAGAGATACATCAAGCGAGTGATTGGGCTTCCAGGGGAGCGGGTGGCAATCCTCTCCGGCCTGGTGTTTGTGGACGGAGAGGCCCTTGATGAGCATTACACCTCCGAGCCCGCCAAGTCGGATTACGGGCCCCGGAGGGTGCCAGAGGGCGCCCTGTTTGTGCTGGGAGACAACAGAAACGCGAGCCAGGATAGCCGGGATGAGTCAGTCGGAATGGTCCCGGTCTCGAGTATTGAGGGGAGAGCGTTCTTCGTTTTCTGGCCGCCTTCTCGCGCAAGGGAGTTCCGGGCGCCGGTGTATCGAAGAGCGCCTGGTTCTGCCTATCTGCCAGGCAGGTGGGCGTTTGTCAACGGAGCAGAGAGTGGTTTGACGCCGGACTGA
- the ylqF gene encoding ribosome biogenesis GTPase YlqF encodes MGQSWYPGHMAKALTGLRQSMRLVDVMIEILDARAPRCTANPQFALAAGNKPRLIVLTKADLADPAATKAWMGRFKQEGVRAVLANCQNGSGVSAAIAAAESVAADAHGTGDHSEVALERRIHRRFRSVVVGIPNVGKSSFINQAAGRAGAKTGDRPGVTRGPQWIVVGRDLELLDTPGIMPPRVDDPSTWFVLGCIACISDTQYDVEEVAASLAGRLVESGPVQWRERYGMPPELTDPGLILQHVARVRKCVLPGGGEDTARAADLFIRDFRSGRLGRITLDLP; translated from the coding sequence ATGGGGCAGAGCTGGTACCCAGGCCATATGGCGAAAGCCCTTACGGGTCTGCGCCAGAGCATGAGATTGGTAGACGTGATGATTGAGATCCTAGACGCAAGGGCCCCAAGATGCACGGCGAACCCACAGTTTGCGCTGGCGGCTGGGAACAAGCCCAGGCTGATTGTTCTCACCAAGGCCGATCTGGCCGACCCTGCGGCCACGAAGGCATGGATGGGCCGTTTCAAGCAGGAGGGGGTCCGTGCGGTGCTGGCAAACTGCCAGAATGGCAGCGGGGTTTCTGCGGCCATTGCAGCCGCGGAGTCTGTTGCAGCTGACGCCCATGGAACAGGTGATCACTCCGAGGTCGCTCTAGAGCGGAGGATTCACAGGAGGTTCAGGTCCGTGGTTGTTGGCATTCCAAACGTGGGGAAGTCCTCATTCATCAACCAGGCAGCCGGCAGAGCCGGAGCGAAAACAGGCGACCGACCTGGGGTGACGCGAGGGCCGCAATGGATAGTGGTTGGGCGCGATCTTGAACTGCTCGACACTCCGGGCATCATGCCCCCAAGGGTTGACGATCCTTCAACATGGTTTGTGCTTGGGTGCATAGCCTGCATCTCCGACACTCAGTATGATGTGGAAGAAGTGGCTGCATCACTTGCCGGGCGTCTGGTTGAGTCAGGCCCTGTGCAGTGGCGTGAGAGATACGGGATGCCTCCGGAGCTCACTGACCCCGGGCTGATCCTGCAGCACGTCGCCAGGGTGCGCAAATGCGTTCTGCCCGGCGGGGGGGAAGACACCGCGCGCGCGGCCGACCTTTTCATCAGGGACTTCCGATCTGGTCGTCTCGGCCGGATAACGCTGGATCTGCCATGA
- a CDS encoding ribonuclease HII: protein MSALADFDDCLRSAGFPVIAGVDEAGRGPLAGPVIAAVVVMRASSHVDGVRDSKKLTATVREHLLFEIIRRSAEVSIGLAWQDEIDAANIRVASLAAMSRAVGGLTTKPSAILVDGRDLPAMPFPGIALVKGDGRSECVAAASIVAKVVRDALMCEYHVLYPQYGFNRHKGYPTVEHLRRLAEWGPCAIHRRTFHGVGWG from the coding sequence ATGAGCGCGCTCGCAGATTTCGATGATTGCCTGAGGAGTGCTGGATTCCCAGTGATTGCAGGCGTCGATGAGGCGGGGCGTGGTCCACTCGCTGGGCCGGTCATTGCCGCGGTCGTTGTGATGCGAGCCTCATCACATGTTGACGGGGTGAGGGATTCCAAGAAACTCACGGCTACCGTCCGCGAGCATCTTCTATTCGAAATCATCAGGCGCAGCGCCGAAGTGAGCATCGGCCTCGCCTGGCAGGATGAGATAGATGCTGCTAACATAAGGGTAGCGTCACTTGCGGCCATGTCCCGCGCAGTGGGAGGCCTTACGACGAAACCCAGCGCCATATTGGTCGACGGGCGTGATCTCCCTGCAATGCCGTTCCCAGGAATTGCACTCGTGAAAGGCGATGGCCGAAGCGAGTGCGTGGCGGCGGCTTCTATTGTAGCTAAGGTCGTGAGAGATGCGCTTATGTGTGAGTATCATGTTCTGTACCCTCAGTACGGCTTCAACCGACACAAGGGCTATCCCACTGTCGAGCACCTGAGGCGGCTGGCGGAATGGGGTCCATGCGCCATTCACAGGCGCACATTCCACGGAGTGGGATGGGGCTAA
- a CDS encoding YraN family protein produces the protein MNLHEIGMAGEDLAAEYLIAKGYRILERNMRIGHLEIDILACDRDTLAVVEVKTRLSSLFGRAEEQISKRKRQALIRCAQSIWASCPGWNVRVDVVAIAGRMTDEPSLDAVQIEHFIGVELA, from the coding sequence ATGAACCTGCATGAAATTGGCATGGCAGGCGAGGATCTGGCAGCGGAGTATCTCATCGCCAAGGGCTACAGGATACTGGAGCGCAACATGCGCATCGGGCATTTGGAGATCGATATCCTTGCCTGCGATCGCGATACTCTCGCAGTTGTGGAGGTCAAGACCCGCCTCTCCAGCCTGTTCGGAAGAGCAGAGGAGCAGATCTCAAAGAGGAAGCGACAGGCCCTAATCCGATGCGCCCAGTCCATTTGGGCATCGTGTCCCGGTTGGAATGTGCGAGTGGATGTTGTGGCCATTGCAGGTCGTATGACTGATGAGCCTTCGCTCGACGCAGTTCAAATCGAGCACTTCATCGGGGTTGAGCTGGCGTAG
- a CDS encoding YifB family Mg chelatase-like AAA ATPase translates to MFARAHGCAVRGITGLMVEVEVDVARGLPSFEIVGLPDPSVRESRERVRAAIRNSGFEFPMGRITVNLAPADVRKVGVGLDLPIAVSILAAVGAVPESRLERATLIGELALDGSVRPVRGVLPAAAAAWQCGLGAALVPPDNAQEAKCIGNLDVLAPGTLCEAVRYLNTGARPALPQRRGHDKESFGAGPDFSCVIGQRSAARALEVAVAGGHNLIMVGSPGGGKTLLASCVPSILPEMSMREAIEVSCVKSVSGSDMAAGIATVRPFRQPHPSVTLVGMLGGGSPPMPGEVTLAHAGVLYLDEFCEFPRPVLESLRSPMEAGVITVSRARAAVTFPSSFMLIASANPCACGNHGDSERRCVCTGVQLARHRRRLCGPLVDRIDIQVEVPRVNWDNLRMCDDRRSSSEIREAVGNARRLQEARYGREGETNSRLGANEIERKAHLRAEAHATLVEAVRTMRLSVRTYHRLIKVARTIADLDGSESIAEEHALEALQYRMLEPAIGCAGAEVDPDD, encoded by the coding sequence GTGTTTGCTCGTGCGCATGGATGTGCAGTGCGCGGCATCACCGGGCTCATGGTGGAGGTGGAGGTCGACGTCGCCCGCGGACTGCCATCCTTCGAAATCGTGGGGCTTCCTGACCCTTCAGTCAGGGAGTCGCGCGAGCGGGTGAGGGCGGCCATACGCAACTCCGGTTTCGAGTTTCCCATGGGCAGGATAACAGTCAACCTTGCGCCAGCCGACGTGAGAAAGGTCGGAGTGGGCCTGGATCTGCCCATAGCAGTGTCCATCCTAGCAGCCGTAGGGGCTGTCCCCGAAAGTCGCCTGGAGCGGGCGACGCTCATCGGAGAGCTCGCGCTCGACGGGTCCGTCCGTCCTGTGCGCGGAGTGCTTCCTGCCGCTGCCGCTGCCTGGCAGTGCGGGCTTGGCGCCGCCCTGGTGCCGCCTGATAACGCGCAGGAGGCGAAGTGTATCGGCAACCTGGACGTGCTGGCGCCGGGAACCCTTTGCGAGGCGGTTCGTTATCTGAATACGGGAGCGCGCCCAGCCCTTCCTCAAAGGCGTGGGCACGATAAGGAATCTTTTGGGGCAGGGCCGGATTTCTCGTGTGTGATCGGACAGCGTTCCGCGGCAAGAGCGTTGGAAGTCGCGGTGGCCGGCGGACACAATCTGATCATGGTGGGATCTCCAGGTGGCGGCAAGACTCTCTTGGCATCCTGCGTTCCATCGATTCTGCCCGAAATGAGCATGCGCGAGGCGATCGAGGTATCCTGCGTCAAGAGCGTGTCTGGATCTGACATGGCTGCCGGAATTGCCACCGTGCGTCCATTCAGGCAGCCCCACCCGTCAGTTACCCTGGTTGGGATGTTGGGCGGCGGCAGCCCTCCAATGCCGGGCGAGGTCACACTTGCCCACGCAGGCGTGCTGTATCTCGATGAGTTCTGCGAATTCCCGAGGCCGGTCCTAGAAAGCCTACGTAGTCCGATGGAGGCTGGGGTCATCACCGTGTCAAGGGCACGTGCTGCTGTCACGTTTCCCTCCAGTTTCATGTTGATCGCATCGGCAAATCCATGCGCGTGCGGAAACCACGGGGACAGTGAGCGCCGTTGCGTATGCACTGGCGTACAACTGGCGAGGCATAGGAGGCGACTGTGCGGCCCCTTGGTGGATCGAATCGACATACAGGTCGAGGTTCCCAGGGTGAACTGGGATAATCTGCGCATGTGCGACGACCGGAGGTCATCATCGGAGATACGCGAGGCTGTGGGCAATGCCCGAAGGTTACAGGAGGCGCGGTACGGACGTGAGGGTGAGACGAACTCCAGGCTGGGCGCGAACGAGATAGAGAGGAAGGCGCACCTTCGCGCTGAGGCCCACGCGACTCTGGTCGAGGCTGTTCGAACCATGCGCCTCTCAGTGAGAACCTACCACAGGCTCATCAAGGTTGCTAGGACAATAGCCGACCTGGATGGATCCGAATCAATAGCAGAGGAGCATGCCCTGGAGGCGCTTCAGTATCGGATGCTCGAGCCTGCGATCGGCTGCGCAGGTGCTGAGGTGGATCCAGATGACTGA
- a CDS encoding DNA-processing protein DprA produces MTDDGACYIHPGRFMSAFDAPDGPELAAWIFWNMAPGVGPATFCRLLQDYGTAQMAARAAAGGGVKPSYVSADGWRWASSFRDPIGQGMKEADTAASAGASIVAVPAAGYPPLLREIFDPPILLYVLGSVGLAGNPWVTVVGSRDATGYGVNMAGSFAGALVRVGIGVASGLARGIDAAAHRGATSHGGPTMGLLGAGIGYNMTSRLRRLVSEVTENGCIASPFPWACPASRLTFRSRNRIMSGVSRACIVVEGTLASGALVTGRLAAEQNRSVYAVPGDINKPTSQAPFSLMAEGATMLLSIWDVLREFGLHPPSEGGRSNGGGHGMPTPRQPAPTHRLDPVESEVYDVIGSGTEFDAVQSSVGMPTSDLLACLSRLELFGLIRREAGMRFSRR; encoded by the coding sequence ATGACTGATGATGGCGCCTGCTACATCCATCCAGGGAGATTCATGAGCGCATTCGATGCTCCGGATGGGCCGGAGCTTGCGGCATGGATCTTTTGGAACATGGCGCCCGGGGTGGGACCTGCCACATTCTGCAGGCTGCTGCAGGATTACGGAACAGCCCAGATGGCAGCACGGGCGGCAGCGGGCGGAGGAGTGAAGCCCTCATATGTCAGTGCCGATGGTTGGAGATGGGCCTCTTCATTTCGGGATCCCATCGGGCAGGGGATGAAGGAGGCGGATACTGCGGCAAGCGCTGGAGCATCAATAGTAGCTGTTCCCGCGGCAGGCTATCCCCCCTTGTTGCGTGAGATATTCGACCCGCCCATTCTCCTCTACGTCCTCGGGTCTGTGGGGCTTGCTGGTAATCCGTGGGTTACAGTAGTGGGATCAAGGGACGCCACCGGGTACGGCGTGAACATGGCAGGATCATTCGCGGGCGCCCTCGTTAGAGTGGGCATTGGGGTTGCTAGTGGGCTTGCCCGAGGGATCGACGCTGCTGCTCACCGCGGAGCGACGTCCCATGGAGGCCCTACAATGGGGCTTCTGGGAGCGGGAATCGGGTACAACATGACATCGAGATTGCGCAGGCTTGTCTCCGAGGTGACGGAGAACGGATGCATTGCATCGCCCTTCCCGTGGGCATGCCCCGCCTCGAGGCTTACGTTTCGCTCAAGGAACCGGATCATGAGCGGAGTATCAAGGGCATGCATAGTGGTGGAAGGGACCTTGGCAAGCGGAGCTCTTGTAACGGGACGGCTCGCAGCCGAGCAGAACAGGAGTGTATACGCGGTTCCCGGCGACATTAACAAACCGACTTCGCAGGCGCCTTTCTCACTGATGGCGGAGGGAGCTACGATGTTGCTGAGCATATGGGATGTCCTTCGGGAATTCGGCTTGCACCCTCCGTCTGAGGGCGGGAGGAGCAATGGCGGTGGCCATGGAATGCCGACCCCAAGGCAGCCCGCGCCGACTCATCGGCTGGACCCTGTGGAATCCGAAGTGTACGATGTGATTGGATCTGGGACCGAGTTCGACGCGGTGCAATCATCGGTGGGCATGCCCACGAGCGACCTTCTGGCATGCCTCTCCCGGCTTGAGTTGTTCGGCCTGATCAGAAGGGAAGCCGGAATGAGGTTCAGCAGGCGCTGA
- the topA gene encoding type I DNA topoisomerase produces MAKTLVIVESPAKVKTLSKFLGRQYTVRASVGHVRDLPKSQLGVDVDNGYAPKYITIRGKGDVIRELRESARKSDRILLATDPDREGEAISWHLAQILNVDPESNCRIEFNEITENAVKSAIKGPRRIHSGRVNAQQARRILDRLVGYNLSPFLWRKIRRGLSAGRVQSSALKLICDREREIAKFVSEEYWTITAVLSPDARGQRFQARLIAGDDGRIAKAEADKVASELDGVDYKVKSISVKEQAKRPAPPFTTSTLQQEAWRKLGFSAKRTMGIAQQLYEGVEVAGEGHVALITYMRTDSTRIAAEAQAAAGEYVKGRYGAEYVPNSPREYKAKSGAQDAHEAVRPTMVWRDPNGLSGALGRDQVRLYRLIWERFTASQMSDALYEAKTVDIAAGERLFRATGQTVKFPGFTALYTEGRDDEKSERPEEQALPELSEGQRLTLVELKPEQHFTQPPPRYTEATLVRTLEKNGVGRPSTYAPIIETLRKREYATTEKKHFKPTEIGLAVCDLLTSNFPSIVDLKFTARMEEELDQIEEGNAEWVATIEAFYRPFHESLEKADALVERVKVEDELTDEPCPLCGSMLVIKTGRYGKFIACPAYPECTYRRSMARKLDAKCPKCGGDMFERRSKKGRVFYGCANYPNCDFTSWMPPSGVDCPKCGAFATVRQGKTGDSYSCANPSCAHKWRVGKGSPDSAHSEANIVAE; encoded by the coding sequence ATGGCCAAGACCCTCGTGATTGTAGAGTCGCCGGCGAAGGTGAAGACCCTATCCAAGTTCCTAGGCCGCCAGTACACTGTTAGAGCATCGGTTGGCCACGTGAGGGACTTGCCCAAGAGCCAACTAGGCGTTGACGTTGATAACGGCTACGCCCCGAAATACATAACCATACGCGGCAAGGGCGATGTCATCCGCGAACTCAGGGAATCGGCCAGGAAATCGGATCGGATCCTCCTTGCAACAGACCCAGACCGGGAGGGCGAGGCCATATCCTGGCATCTCGCACAGATCCTGAATGTAGATCCGGAGTCGAACTGCAGGATAGAGTTCAACGAGATAACTGAGAACGCAGTGAAGAGCGCCATCAAGGGCCCAAGGCGCATCCACTCAGGACGTGTGAACGCGCAACAGGCCAGGCGCATTCTGGATCGGCTGGTGGGCTACAACCTCAGCCCATTCCTGTGGCGCAAGATCCGCCGCGGCCTTTCTGCAGGACGCGTGCAATCATCTGCCCTGAAGCTCATATGCGACAGGGAACGGGAGATCGCGAAATTCGTTTCAGAGGAGTACTGGACGATTACTGCTGTGCTCTCTCCGGATGCACGAGGCCAGAGGTTTCAGGCACGGCTGATAGCGGGCGACGATGGTCGGATCGCCAAGGCAGAGGCCGACAAGGTCGCAAGTGAACTCGATGGGGTCGACTACAAGGTGAAGTCCATATCAGTCAAGGAGCAGGCGAAGAGGCCTGCGCCTCCATTCACTACAAGTACGCTTCAACAAGAGGCATGGAGGAAACTGGGTTTCTCCGCCAAGCGGACGATGGGAATAGCCCAGCAGCTCTATGAAGGGGTAGAGGTGGCAGGTGAGGGACACGTCGCACTGATCACGTACATGCGAACTGACTCCACGCGTATCGCAGCTGAGGCCCAGGCGGCCGCCGGGGAGTACGTGAAAGGACGATACGGCGCAGAGTATGTGCCGAACAGCCCCAGGGAGTACAAGGCCAAGAGCGGCGCACAGGACGCGCACGAGGCCGTGCGCCCAACCATGGTATGGCGCGATCCCAACGGCCTCTCAGGCGCTCTCGGCCGCGACCAGGTCAGGCTCTACAGGCTGATCTGGGAGAGATTCACGGCAAGCCAGATGTCAGATGCCCTTTATGAGGCCAAAACGGTTGACATTGCAGCAGGCGAACGGCTATTCCGCGCCACCGGGCAGACCGTGAAGTTTCCCGGGTTCACTGCACTTTACACTGAGGGCAGAGATGACGAAAAAAGCGAACGCCCTGAAGAGCAGGCGCTTCCGGAGCTTTCCGAAGGGCAGCGGCTCACCCTGGTTGAGCTCAAGCCCGAGCAGCATTTCACTCAGCCTCCGCCTAGGTACACGGAGGCGACTCTGGTGAGGACTCTGGAGAAGAACGGGGTGGGCCGTCCCTCCACATACGCCCCGATCATCGAGACCCTCAGGAAGCGGGAATACGCCACGACGGAGAAGAAGCACTTTAAACCCACTGAGATTGGGCTTGCAGTGTGCGACTTGCTTACGTCGAACTTCCCGAGCATTGTGGATCTGAAGTTCACTGCGAGGATGGAGGAGGAGCTCGACCAGATCGAAGAGGGGAACGCGGAATGGGTCGCGACGATAGAGGCCTTCTACAGGCCCTTCCATGAAAGCCTCGAGAAGGCGGACGCACTTGTGGAGAGGGTGAAGGTTGAGGACGAGCTAACCGATGAGCCATGCCCGTTGTGCGGATCGATGTTGGTGATCAAGACTGGCCGGTATGGGAAGTTCATCGCATGCCCAGCATATCCGGAATGCACATACCGGCGCAGCATGGCTCGGAAACTCGATGCGAAGTGCCCGAAGTGTGGAGGCGACATGTTCGAGAGGCGGTCGAAGAAGGGCAGGGTCTTCTACGGTTGCGCGAACTACCCGAACTGCGACTTCACATCCTGGATGCCCCCCTC